In uncultured Fibrobacter sp., a genomic segment contains:
- a CDS encoding replication-associated recombination protein A, with the protein MDQPLAERLRPRNLDEFLGQNKILGEQSLLRKSLENDSVPSMIFWGPPGCGKTSLAHVIRQHTKKSFVALSAVASGVKEVKEVLADARKMKAMFKDTILFIDEIHRFNKGQQDALLGAVEDGTVTLIGATTENPGFEVNSALLSRCQLILFAPLSKDDLRTLIFSALRDHPRGLQLKDVEVEDAVVDKLIAQSDGDARFLLNQIEWIGKNLGDKKVIDEKLLEEFQYKKPLRYDKGGEEHYNLISALHKSVRGSDPDAALYWLHRMLQGGEDPRFILRRLMRMSMEDIGLADPNALLLATSAREAYDFMGIPEGLIALDELAIYLSLAPKSNSVELAGMKADSIVKQTGTLPVPRAFRNSVTKVGEKLGYGIDYQYDHDSPGAYSAQEHLPKQLEGTEIYQPKPYGKEKQLGERLAQLKQIKKEKKNA; encoded by the coding sequence ATGGACCAGCCGCTCGCCGAAAGATTACGCCCCAGGAACCTGGATGAGTTCCTAGGCCAGAACAAGATTCTGGGCGAGCAGAGCTTGCTGCGCAAGAGTCTCGAAAACGACAGCGTGCCGAGCATGATCTTTTGGGGACCTCCGGGCTGCGGAAAGACGAGTCTCGCCCACGTGATTCGCCAGCATACCAAAAAGTCATTCGTCGCGTTATCGGCTGTGGCTAGCGGCGTCAAAGAAGTCAAGGAAGTCCTGGCTGACGCCCGCAAGATGAAGGCGATGTTCAAGGACACAATCCTGTTCATCGATGAAATCCACCGCTTTAACAAGGGCCAGCAGGATGCGCTGTTGGGTGCCGTCGAAGACGGCACGGTGACGCTTATAGGCGCCACCACCGAAAACCCGGGGTTTGAGGTCAACAGCGCTTTGCTTAGCCGCTGTCAGTTGATTCTTTTTGCGCCTTTAAGTAAAGACGACTTGCGCACGCTAATCTTTAGCGCCTTGCGCGATCACCCTCGCGGTTTGCAACTGAAGGATGTTGAAGTCGAAGATGCCGTCGTCGATAAACTCATCGCGCAATCCGATGGCGACGCACGATTCCTGCTGAATCAGATTGAATGGATCGGCAAGAATCTGGGCGATAAAAAAGTCATCGACGAAAAGCTTCTCGAAGAATTCCAGTACAAGAAGCCCCTGCGTTACGACAAGGGCGGCGAAGAACACTACAACCTGATTTCGGCGTTGCACAAGTCCGTGCGCGGAAGCGATCCCGATGCCGCCCTCTACTGGCTGCACCGCATGCTGCAAGGTGGCGAAGATCCGCGATTCATTCTGCGCAGACTCATGCGCATGAGCATGGAAGATATCGGCCTTGCCGACCCGAACGCGCTTCTGCTTGCTACGAGCGCCCGCGAAGCCTACGACTTCATGGGAATTCCCGAAGGCCTGATTGCCCTCGACGAACTTGCGATTTACCTTTCGCTTGCTCCCAAGAGCAACAGCGTGGAACTCGCAGGAATGAAGGCGGATTCTATCGTGAAGCAGACAGGCACGCTCCCTGTGCCTCGCGCCTTCCGCAATTCGGTCACGAAAGTCGGCGAAAAATTGGGCTACGGAATCGACTACCAGTACGATCACGACAGCCCCGGCGCTTACTCCGCTCAAGAACATCTGCCCAAGCAACTCGAAGGCACCGAGATTTACCAGCCCAAGCCCTACGGCAAGGAAAAGCAACTCGGCGAACGCCTTGCGCAATTAAAGCAGATTAAGAAAGAAAAGAAGAACGCTTAA
- a CDS encoding M48 family metallopeptidase, with protein MKYVGLQTQIWRNNRNSILLLCMFPLIILGMVFATIVVMDFFGALCPLMQGGCPADHTTHMRYGMMHWPEVWDAFWTVLPYTLQIVGVWFIIAYCANTAIIRHTTHAKPLERKDNLRVYNIVENLCIAGGIEMPQINIVEDNGLNAFASGIDVPSFTITLTTGLIEKLNDAELSAVVGHELTHIKNRDTRLMVVCIVFVGIFATLQTISIKLLSAMLRGPRNRSRSRRGGGGSGGVIIIFALILVVIWSTIGYIFSWFTRLAISRTREYVADAGGAELCGDPWALASALQKISDYPGLDTVRRNDVAQLYIIHPDEEFDNDMKLKGWIAKANIMFCTHPDTPERIRLLKQF; from the coding sequence ATGAAATACGTCGGCCTTCAAACCCAAATTTGGCGGAACAACCGCAACAGTATTTTGCTGTTGTGCATGTTTCCCCTTATTATTTTGGGAATGGTTTTTGCGACGATTGTCGTCATGGATTTTTTCGGGGCACTCTGCCCCCTGATGCAGGGTGGTTGCCCTGCGGACCATACGACGCACATGAGGTACGGCATGATGCATTGGCCCGAAGTGTGGGACGCTTTTTGGACCGTGCTTCCGTATACGCTCCAGATTGTAGGCGTGTGGTTCATTATCGCCTATTGTGCAAACACCGCTATTATTCGCCACACGACGCATGCCAAGCCCCTTGAACGCAAGGACAACTTGCGTGTCTATAACATTGTCGAAAACCTCTGCATTGCGGGCGGCATCGAAATGCCGCAAATTAACATTGTCGAAGACAATGGCCTGAACGCTTTTGCAAGCGGTATTGATGTCCCTTCGTTTACCATCACGCTCACGACTGGTCTCATCGAGAAATTGAACGATGCAGAACTCTCTGCTGTCGTGGGCCACGAACTCACGCACATCAAAAACCGCGATACGCGACTCATGGTCGTGTGCATTGTGTTCGTGGGCATTTTTGCGACCCTTCAAACGATTTCTATCAAGCTGCTTTCCGCAATGCTTCGCGGTCCCCGCAACCGTTCTCGCAGTAGGCGTGGTGGTGGTGGCAGTGGTGGAGTCATTATCATCTTCGCTTTAATCTTGGTCGTTATCTGGAGTACGATCGGTTATATCTTCAGTTGGTTTACGCGCCTTGCAATTTCTCGCACTCGCGAATACGTGGCCGATGCAGGTGGCGCCGAACTCTGCGGCGACCCTTGGGCACTTGCCTCTGCCTTGCAGAAAATTTCGGATTACCCTGGTCTCGATACCGTGCGCCGTAATGACGTGGCGCAGCTCTACATTATTCACCCCGACGAAGAATTCGATAATGACATGAAACTCAAGGGCTGGATTGCCAAAGCGAACATTATGTTCTGCACGCATCCCGACACGCCTGAAAGGATTAGGCTGCTGAAGCAGTTCTAA
- a CDS encoding LemA family protein, producing the protein MTIGIIAGIVVVVLIAWFIGMYNGLVKLRNNRENAFANIDVQLKQRFDLVPQLVSTVKGYATHEKETLDKVTSARAAAMNATTVDEKVQADKALSGALAGLRISLEAYPELKANQNFLQLQNELADIENKLSAARRFFNSTTRELNNACEVFPSNIVAGMFGFKRAPMYEATEGRDTLNKAPEIKF; encoded by the coding sequence ATGACTATTGGGATTATTGCTGGCATTGTCGTGGTGGTTCTGATCGCCTGGTTCATCGGAATGTATAACGGACTGGTGAAACTCCGCAATAACCGCGAAAACGCATTTGCAAACATCGATGTGCAACTCAAGCAGCGTTTTGATCTGGTGCCGCAATTGGTGAGCACCGTCAAGGGCTACGCCACTCACGAAAAAGAAACGCTTGACAAGGTGACCTCGGCCCGTGCCGCCGCCATGAACGCAACGACTGTCGACGAAAAGGTCCAGGCCGACAAGGCCCTTTCTGGCGCACTCGCAGGGCTCCGCATTTCGCTGGAAGCTTACCCTGAACTCAAGGCCAATCAGAACTTCTTGCAGTTGCAGAACGAACTTGCCGATATCGAAAACAAGCTCTCTGCTGCACGTCGCTTCTTCAATTCGACGACTCGCGAACTCAACAACGCTTGCGAAGTATTCCCGAGCAACATTGTGGCTGGCATGTTCGGCTTCAAGCGTGCGCCCATGTACGAAGCTACCGAAGGCCGCGATACGCTCAACAAGGCTCCCGAAATAAAGTTCTAA
- a CDS encoding YggS family pyridoxal phosphate-dependent enzyme — translation MEFTLDEMREHLAALEARIAEACKIAGRSRDSVKLVWVSKFHPAEAVENAIALGATDFGENRVQEAELKFSEPRTAKDGSRVRCHVIGPVQSNKLKKAAIVADCIHSIASVEAVEKLEKVCAAQNKILDILFQINAGEEETKSGLDVHEAEAFLADLESRGAAYPHLRFRGLMTIGKNTGVAEDSRECFAFLRNLQQKFLAKGGVFANFDQLSMGMTGDLEVAIEEGSTMIRVGTALFGERDYSKPVNDPV, via the coding sequence ATGGAATTCACACTTGATGAAATGCGTGAGCACCTTGCTGCTCTCGAAGCAAGGATTGCGGAAGCCTGCAAGATTGCGGGCCGTAGCCGCGACTCGGTAAAGCTTGTGTGGGTGAGCAAGTTTCACCCGGCAGAAGCTGTGGAAAATGCGATTGCGCTCGGTGCCACCGATTTCGGTGAAAACCGCGTGCAAGAAGCCGAGCTCAAATTCAGCGAACCGCGTACAGCAAAAGATGGCAGTCGCGTGCGTTGCCATGTAATTGGCCCTGTACAAAGTAACAAGCTCAAAAAGGCGGCGATTGTCGCTGATTGCATTCATTCTATTGCCAGCGTCGAAGCGGTTGAAAAACTCGAAAAAGTCTGCGCCGCCCAAAACAAGATTTTGGATATTCTCTTTCAGATTAACGCCGGCGAAGAAGAAACCAAGAGCGGTCTCGATGTGCACGAAGCCGAGGCGTTCCTTGCTGATTTGGAATCGCGCGGTGCTGCATATCCGCACCTGCGTTTCCGTGGACTCATGACCATCGGCAAGAATACCGGTGTCGCCGAAGACAGCCGTGAATGCTTTGCATTCCTCCGTAACCTGCAGCAGAAATTCCTCGCGAAGGGTGGCGTGTTTGCAAACTTTGACCAGCTTTCGATGGGTATGACCGGCGATTTGGAAGTCGCCATCGAAGAAGGCTCGACCATGATTCGCGTGGGAACGGCCCTCTTTGGCGAACGTGACTACAGCAAGCCGGTAAACGACCCTGTTTAA
- the lon gene encoding endopeptidase La: protein MALDTSKTYPLLPLRDAVVFPHTTRRILVGRDISLRALEYAESHDGQIILSAQKNIEQEEIENPMLDLYSVGILAHVSNVTPFPNGCVKVVLDGDCVVDLRSITTKDNFLMVTVSAHKPAITNSDKSPRFETVLTQFKEYSLHRNISEGMVDALFTMDSQINAFYGMIPFLQISMDERQRLLEIGEIDELAERLIEIMQVAADTDTMMVKVQQNVRQKMAQQQKEWFISEQIRQLQDELDGENGNSSEPDQLLKKIKAKKFSAAIQEKLEDEIGRMKLMQPTSPEYAVSRNYLDWFLTLPYGEYTDTVLNMKKVKSELDSKHFGLDKVKERIMEYVAVLKLTGTERRAPILCLVGPPGVGKTTLVESIANAMQRNFVRITLGGVRDEAEIRGHRRTYIGAMPGRFIQALRRAKCMNPIILLDEIDKMASDFRGDPASAMLEVLDPEQNHDFTDHFMEVGLDLSRVLFIATANSEAEIPEALRDRLEMVRLPGYYPHEKLQIASKYLVPRICERTGIENGKDVAFDDGIISKVIREWTREAGVRELERTLENVVRHRAKDKVMGKKYTTEVTEKTLQDYLGAPRYLDNQLPAAGRPGVIVGLAWTSVGGEILPIECMLLPGKGTLLMTGKLGDVMKESAQIALSLVRERLSRFGIDPNIVKKTDIHIHVPEGAVPKDGPSAGIALTLCLLSAFTKQPVSPEIAFTGEVSLTGACLAIGGLNEKALAALQAGVKTLRLPAQNQKDVNELPAPAKKGLKIFTHKHIDEIIKVLFKESKTDSAKKEKK, encoded by the coding sequence ATGGCTTTAGACACTTCAAAAACGTATCCGTTGCTCCCTCTGAGGGATGCTGTTGTATTTCCGCACACGACCCGCCGCATTTTGGTCGGCAGGGATATTTCTTTGCGCGCTCTTGAATACGCTGAATCGCACGATGGACAAATCATTCTTTCGGCTCAAAAGAATATCGAGCAAGAAGAAATCGAAAACCCGATGCTCGACCTTTACTCGGTGGGTATTCTGGCGCATGTAAGCAATGTGACTCCCTTCCCGAACGGTTGCGTGAAGGTGGTGCTCGATGGCGACTGTGTGGTGGACTTGCGTTCCATTACCACCAAGGACAATTTCTTGATGGTGACCGTTTCGGCACACAAGCCTGCGATTACAAATTCCGACAAGAGCCCGCGTTTTGAAACGGTGCTGACGCAGTTCAAGGAATATTCGCTGCACAGGAACATTTCTGAAGGCATGGTAGACGCCCTGTTTACCATGGATAGCCAGATTAACGCTTTTTATGGCATGATTCCGTTCTTGCAGATTTCGATGGACGAACGCCAGCGTTTGCTCGAAATTGGCGAAATCGATGAACTTGCCGAACGCCTGATTGAAATTATGCAGGTGGCTGCCGATACCGACACCATGATGGTCAAGGTGCAGCAGAACGTTCGCCAGAAAATGGCCCAGCAGCAAAAGGAATGGTTTATCTCGGAACAGATTCGCCAGCTGCAAGATGAACTGGATGGCGAAAACGGAAATTCTTCGGAGCCGGATCAGCTGCTCAAGAAAATCAAGGCGAAAAAGTTCTCGGCCGCTATTCAAGAAAAGCTTGAAGATGAAATTGGCCGCATGAAGCTGATGCAGCCGACGTCTCCGGAATATGCCGTGAGCCGTAACTATTTGGACTGGTTCCTGACGCTCCCGTATGGCGAATACACCGACACCGTGCTCAACATGAAAAAGGTGAAGAGCGAACTTGATTCCAAGCACTTTGGCCTCGACAAGGTCAAGGAACGCATTATGGAATACGTGGCGGTCTTGAAACTTACGGGTACTGAACGCCGTGCTCCGATTCTTTGCTTGGTTGGTCCTCCGGGCGTGGGTAAGACGACGCTTGTGGAATCGATTGCGAATGCCATGCAGCGTAACTTTGTGCGCATTACTCTGGGTGGCGTGCGTGACGAAGCTGAAATTCGTGGTCACCGCCGCACTTACATTGGTGCCATGCCGGGCCGCTTTATTCAGGCGCTTCGCCGTGCCAAGTGCATGAACCCGATTATCTTGCTTGACGAAATCGACAAGATGGCAAGCGACTTCCGCGGAGACCCGGCCAGCGCCATGCTCGAAGTTTTGGACCCCGAGCAGAACCACGACTTTACCGACCACTTTATGGAAGTGGGCCTCGACCTTAGCCGCGTGCTGTTTATTGCGACCGCAAATAGCGAAGCCGAAATTCCCGAAGCCTTGCGCGACCGTTTAGAGATGGTTCGCCTGCCCGGTTACTATCCGCACGAAAAACTGCAGATTGCAAGCAAGTACTTGGTGCCGCGCATTTGTGAACGCACCGGTATTGAAAACGGCAAGGATGTCGCTTTTGACGACGGCATTATTTCGAAGGTGATTCGCGAATGGACGCGTGAAGCGGGCGTGCGCGAATTGGAACGTACTCTTGAAAATGTGGTGCGTCACCGTGCAAAAGATAAGGTGATGGGCAAGAAGTATACGACCGAAGTGACGGAAAAGACTTTGCAAGATTACCTGGGCGCTCCGCGTTACCTCGACAACCAGCTGCCTGCTGCAGGCCGCCCGGGTGTTATCGTGGGCCTTGCATGGACAAGTGTCGGTGGCGAAATCTTGCCGATTGAATGCATGCTCTTGCCTGGCAAGGGAACACTTTTGATGACGGGTAAGCTTGGCGACGTGATGAAGGAATCGGCGCAGATTGCACTCAGCCTTGTTCGCGAACGCTTGAGCCGCTTTGGCATTGACCCGAATATCGTGAAAAAGACCGATATCCATATTCACGTGCCCGAAGGCGCTGTGCCCAAAGATGGCCCCTCGGCTGGTATTGCCCTTACACTCTGTTTGCTCTCTGCCTTTACCAAGCAGCCTGTTTCGCCCGAAATTGCATTCACCGGTGAAGTGAGCCTGACGGGTGCATGCCTTGCGATTGGTGGCTTGAACGAAAAGGCGCTTGCTGCCCTCCAGGCCGGCGTAAAGACCTTGCGACTCCCGGCGCAGAACCAGAAGGACGTGAACGAACTTCCGGCGCCTGCAAAGAAAGGCCTCAAGATTTTTACGCACAAGCACATTGACGAAATTATCAAGGTGCTGTTCAAGGAATCGAAAACAGACTCTGCGAAAAAAGAAAAGAAGTAA
- a CDS encoding polysaccharide lyase family 1 protein — protein MVKSQKNWSRTLVVGAALGAALATSAIAATSPDFPLTGWATQNGSTTGGANYGTVTVDNVSDLKSYAKAGNKTIYIKPGTYAGTVEVGSNVTLYGYPGVTITQPSKGSGIKISGSKNVIVRNISVQGVGAVDEDDEDCLQINHEAKNIWIDHVHVYDGHDGNMDIVNQSDYITVSWSKFTYTSKSKNHQFSNLFGNSDSKTADANALKITVHHNWWGDGVKERMPRVRFGQVHVVNNLYTSSAASYCVRAGMKANIRVESNVFIGVKNPLDYNNQSKEDAKVSMINNYYEKTSGNTTGQGTAFTPPYKMSVTDVSNQAKAYALRDSIQAYAGPTLPAPGSSQVTPVSSSSVVVSSSSQAKSSSSVVPASSSSAKSSSSQTPVAGEASLTKHGSGSATQEVAQGASIVEFYYTIEGATGATVTGLPQGVTGTLKGLDYYISGTVASTAAPGAYKFTVTTTGASKNASKSGTITVTGNGNTEPKSSSSVASSSSETVASSSSQTAELSSSSETSTGFVAVTAARINLSVSGRDLLIQGANAKPVTVFDMQGRLIRKTIATGNQLVVPLPGAGGYLVRVGSESHTVRIR, from the coding sequence ATGGTTAAATCACAAAAAAACTGGTCTAGAACTCTTGTCGTAGGCGCAGCATTGGGCGCAGCCCTCGCAACTTCCGCGATTGCGGCCACGTCACCTGATTTTCCGCTGACGGGCTGGGCGACCCAAAACGGCAGCACCACTGGCGGAGCCAATTACGGCACAGTCACCGTTGACAACGTCAGCGATCTTAAAAGCTACGCCAAAGCGGGTAACAAAACAATCTACATCAAGCCTGGTACTTATGCAGGTACCGTGGAAGTCGGTAGCAACGTTACCCTTTACGGCTATCCTGGAGTCACAATCACTCAGCCGTCCAAAGGAAGCGGTATCAAGATTTCCGGCTCCAAGAACGTGATTGTTCGAAACATTTCTGTGCAAGGTGTTGGTGCGGTCGATGAAGATGATGAAGACTGCTTGCAAATAAACCATGAAGCAAAAAACATTTGGATTGACCATGTTCATGTCTACGACGGGCACGACGGCAACATGGACATTGTAAACCAGTCTGATTATATTACAGTCTCGTGGAGCAAGTTTACCTATACGTCCAAATCCAAGAACCATCAATTTTCCAATCTTTTCGGCAATAGTGATTCAAAAACTGCAGATGCTAACGCCTTGAAGATTACCGTGCACCACAACTGGTGGGGTGATGGTGTAAAGGAACGTATGCCCCGCGTGAGATTTGGCCAGGTTCATGTGGTTAACAACCTCTACACAAGCTCTGCCGCAAGCTATTGCGTTCGTGCCGGCATGAAGGCAAACATCCGTGTCGAAAGCAATGTGTTCATTGGTGTAAAAAATCCTTTGGATTACAACAATCAGTCCAAAGAAGATGCCAAAGTTTCGATGATTAACAACTATTACGAAAAGACCTCTGGCAACACAACAGGCCAAGGAACCGCATTCACGCCGCCATACAAAATGAGCGTTACCGATGTGAGTAATCAGGCAAAAGCTTACGCGCTCCGTGATTCCATCCAGGCTTACGCTGGCCCAACGCTCCCGGCTCCGGGTAGCTCGCAGGTGACTCCGGTTTCTTCTTCTAGCGTAGTGGTGTCGAGTTCTTCGCAGGCGAAGTCCAGCAGCAGCGTTGTGCCTGCATCGAGTTCTTCTGCCAAGTCCAGCTCGTCGCAGACACCTGTCGCGGGCGAGGCTAGCCTCACCAAGCACGGCTCGGGAAGTGCGACCCAGGAAGTTGCCCAAGGTGCCTCTATCGTGGAATTCTACTACACGATTGAAGGCGCAACAGGTGCCACCGTAACGGGCCTTCCGCAGGGTGTGACGGGTACGCTCAAGGGTCTTGACTACTACATTTCGGGAACGGTCGCTTCTACAGCTGCACCGGGCGCATACAAATTCACCGTGACGACAACGGGTGCTTCCAAGAATGCATCCAAGAGCGGAACGATTACCGTGACGGGCAACGGCAATACCGAACCGAAGTCTAGTAGCAGCGTCGCTTCTAGTTCCAGCGAAACAGTCGCCTCCAGTTCTTCGCAAACAGCAGAACTTTCTTCGAGCAGCGAAACTTCGACTGGCTTTGTGGCCGTGACTGCTGCTCGCATCAACCTTTCTGTCTCGGGCCGCGACTTGCTGATTCAAGGCGCAAACGCAAAGCCTGTTACGGTGTTCGATATGCAGGGCCGCTTGATTCGCAAGACCATTGCGACTGGCAATCAGCTGGTAGTGCCGCTCCCCGGCGCTGGCGGCTACCTGGTGCGCGTGGGCTCCGAGAGCCACACTGTTCGAATTCGATAG
- the clpX gene encoding ATP-dependent Clp protease ATP-binding subunit ClpX, whose protein sequence is MYRSGKNHPTVTCSFCGKPAERVEKMITGAGVQICSDCVAMCHRIIEEDRMRAKQETAAAEASSKPLPLPTEIKAHLDEYVIGQDQAKTALSVAVYNHYKRLRYKQAHPDAQEVEKSNLLLVGPTGSGKTLLAQTMARFLDVPFTIADATVLTEAGYVGEDVDSIIVRLLQAADYDVARAERGIIFIDEIDKIARKTANPSITRDVSGEGVQQGLLKLLEGTVAAVPPKGGRKHPEQPLVQVNTKNILFICGGAFETLDKIISRRVNTGGMGFGADIRSAEENSLSELFKLLEPDDLIQFGLIPEIVGRLPVAVALEELDEAALLNILTQPKNALVKQYKSLFEMDGIELKFEDDALREIVRETMVRKTGARGLRSVMEKTLQKAMFDMPGSGNKEFVVTAEIVKNGLKAPEKKTADKTVALDAGAETAKKTRKKAS, encoded by the coding sequence ATGTATCGTAGCGGGAAAAATCACCCGACGGTTACGTGTAGTTTCTGCGGCAAGCCCGCAGAACGCGTCGAGAAGATGATTACGGGCGCAGGCGTTCAGATTTGTAGCGACTGCGTTGCGATGTGTCATCGCATTATCGAAGAAGACCGCATGCGTGCAAAGCAGGAAACTGCTGCTGCCGAGGCTTCGTCGAAACCGCTCCCGCTCCCGACCGAAATCAAGGCGCACCTGGACGAATACGTGATTGGCCAGGACCAGGCGAAGACTGCCCTTTCTGTGGCTGTCTATAACCACTACAAGCGCCTGCGCTACAAACAGGCTCACCCCGATGCGCAAGAAGTCGAAAAATCGAACTTGCTGTTGGTGGGCCCGACTGGTTCGGGCAAGACGCTCTTGGCTCAGACCATGGCGCGCTTCCTGGATGTGCCCTTTACTATTGCCGACGCTACCGTGCTGACTGAAGCGGGTTATGTGGGCGAAGACGTGGACAGCATTATCGTGCGCCTGTTGCAGGCCGCTGACTACGATGTGGCCCGCGCCGAACGCGGTATTATCTTTATCGATGAAATTGATAAAATTGCCCGCAAGACGGCGAACCCCTCCATTACTCGCGACGTAAGTGGCGAAGGCGTGCAGCAGGGTCTTTTGAAGCTTCTGGAAGGTACGGTTGCTGCAGTTCCGCCGAAGGGTGGCCGTAAGCATCCGGAACAGCCGCTGGTGCAGGTGAATACCAAGAACATCTTGTTCATTTGCGGTGGCGCCTTCGAAACGCTGGACAAGATTATTTCTCGCCGCGTGAATACGGGTGGCATGGGCTTTGGCGCCGATATCCGTAGCGCCGAAGAAAATTCGCTCAGCGAACTCTTCAAGCTCTTGGAACCCGATGACCTGATTCAGTTCGGTCTTATTCCTGAAATCGTGGGCCGCTTGCCTGTGGCTGTCGCCCTCGAAGAACTTGATGAAGCGGCGCTCCTGAATATTCTGACCCAGCCGAAGAACGCCCTTGTGAAGCAGTACAAGAGCTTGTTTGAAATGGACGGAATTGAGCTCAAGTTTGAAGACGATGCCCTCAGGGAAATTGTCCGCGAAACGATGGTCCGCAAGACAGGTGCTCGCGGGCTCCGCTCTGTGATGGAAAAGACCTTGCAGAAGGCCATGTTCGATATGCCGGGTTCTGGCAACAAGGAATTCGTGGTGACCGCTGAAATCGTGAAGAACGGTCTCAAGGCCCCCGAAAAGAAGACTGCCGACAAGACGGTCGCTCTCGATGCCGGTGCCGAAACGGCAAAGAAAACCCGCAAAAAGGCTTCGTAG
- a CDS encoding ATP-dependent Clp protease proteolytic subunit: MIIPTVIETTGRGERAYDIYSRLLKERIIFLGTPINDEVANNVMAQLIFLEYENPEKDITLYINSPGGYVSAGLAIYDTMQHVRPNIATICIGNCASMAAVLLAAGTKGKRYALPHSRIMLHQPSGAATGQSTDIQITAKEIVRTKETLAEIVAKHTGKSIDEVREKTDRDFYMGPEEAKAFGVIDEIFVPRKEGI; encoded by the coding sequence ATGATCATCCCTACCGTCATTGAGACCACCGGACGCGGTGAACGCGCCTACGATATCTATTCCCGTCTCCTTAAGGAACGCATTATCTTTTTGGGCACTCCGATTAACGACGAAGTGGCAAACAACGTCATGGCCCAGTTGATTTTCCTTGAATACGAGAATCCGGAAAAGGATATCACGCTGTACATCAACAGCCCGGGTGGTTATGTGTCGGCAGGGCTTGCCATTTATGACACCATGCAGCATGTTCGCCCGAACATTGCGACCATCTGCATTGGTAACTGTGCTTCGATGGCTGCAGTGTTGCTTGCGGCAGGTACCAAGGGCAAGCGTTATGCGCTCCCGCACTCCCGCATTATGCTTCACCAGCCGTCTGGCGCTGCTACCGGTCAGTCGACCGATATCCAGATTACCGCAAAAGAAATCGTGCGCACCAAGGAAACCTTGGCCGAAATCGTTGCCAAGCATACCGGCAAGTCGATTGACGAAGTCCGTGAAAAGACCGACCGCGATTTCTATATGGGCCCCGAAGAAGCAAAGGCCTTCGGTGTCATCGATGAAATCTTTGTTCCGCGTAAAGAGGGCATTTAA